The following proteins are encoded in a genomic region of Liolophura sinensis isolate JHLJ2023 chromosome 7, CUHK_Ljap_v2, whole genome shotgun sequence:
- the LOC135471367 gene encoding uncharacterized protein LOC135471367 isoform X2, translated as MMRGLSVVVCFLLISEAVFLSFSPRIDSNETAWEQSDHCELDPKSLIFSLYDRAVKQAVPTTIPVHTFMMDIYLRMRAADESDEPIAENTAFPEEPKVKGFIPVTHNSPRMNVVHMLFNLTGLRLLRFGWNSVSLVLTQRPWSRASGSMELQLGLDTGHNLVNVSHKVKLEPRDQKKIVLDISDPLENVTKPLMSGSGCVLLRLTLGVIQAQGHSRMRHKAPNKLFRLDREQDGALLVFYYNTKQSILQRPKKIIRKPRSLKQNTKLCGVREFKFPFKKIGYDVSYLLRPSNYTLNYCAGDCPALLVRKDNGPFRVTLYAFLKGKYHLYTDYNTTHLPLAKCLPNDYYRMAILYRNMHTKSMDVINLENAIVKSCQCA; from the exons ATGATGCGTGGACTAAGTGTAGTCGTATGCTTCCTGCTGATCAGCGAGGCAGTGTTTCTGTCGTTCTCGCCTCGGATCGACAGCAACGAGACCGCATGGGAGCAGTCTGACCACTGTGAACTGGACCCCAAGAGTTTGATCTTCAGTTTATACGATCGGGCAGTGAAGCAGGCGGTCCCTACAACAATTCCTGTTCATACCTTCATGATGGATATCTACCTGAGGATGAGAGCTGCAGACGAAAGCGATGAGCCCATTGCGGAGAACACGGCCTTCCCAGAGGAACCCAAAGTCAAAGGCTTCATTCCTGTTACAC ATAATTCACCACGTATGAATGTGGTGCATATGCTGTTTAATCTGACGGGCCTGAGGTTGTTAAGATTTGGGTGGAATTCGGTGAGCTTGGTTCTCACCCAACGCCCGTGGAGCCGGGCGTCAGGCAGTATGGAGCTGCAGCTAGGGCTGGACACTGGACACAACTTGGTCAATG TGAGTCACAAGGTAAAGTTAGAGCCGAGAGACCAGAAGAAGATAGTTTTGGACATCAGTGACCCTTTAGAGAATGTAACGAAACCCTTGATGTCCGGCTCTGGGTGTGTTCTGCTCAGACTGACTCTTGGCGTTATTCAGGCCCAGGGGCACTCGCGAATGCGACACAAAGCCCCAAACAAACTCTTCAGACTGGATAGAGAGCAAGATGGAGCTTTACTCGTCTTTTATTACAACACCAAACAATCCATTTTACAACGGCCCAAAAAGATAATACGTAAACCGCGTTCGCTGAAACAGAACACCAAGCTTTGCGGTGTACGCGAATTCAAGTTTCCCTTCAAAAAGATTGGCTATGACGTCTCTTATCTTCTTCGTCCGTCCAACTACACGCTGAATTACTGCGCAGGGGACTGTCCGGCCCTCCTGGTTCGGAAGGATAACGGTCCGTTCAGGGTCACACTCTATGCCTTCCTGAAGGGGAAGTACCACTTGTATACTGACTACAACACTACTCACCTGCCGCTCGCTAAATGCCTCCCCAACGACTACTACCGAATGGCGATTCTGTACAGAAATATGCACACGAAGTCCATGGACGTTATAAATTTGGAGAACGCTATTGTGAAGTCGTGCCAGTGTGCCTAA
- the LOC135471367 gene encoding uncharacterized protein LOC135471367 isoform X1 has product MMRGLSVVVCFLLISEAVFLSFSPRIDSNETAWEQSDHCELDPKSLIFSLYDRAVKQAVPTTIPVHTFMMDIYLRMRAADESDEPIAENTAFPEEPKVKGFIPVTQDNSPRMNVVHMLFNLTGLRLLRFGWNSVSLVLTQRPWSRASGSMELQLGLDTGHNLVNVSHKVKLEPRDQKKIVLDISDPLENVTKPLMSGSGCVLLRLTLGVIQAQGHSRMRHKAPNKLFRLDREQDGALLVFYYNTKQSILQRPKKIIRKPRSLKQNTKLCGVREFKFPFKKIGYDVSYLLRPSNYTLNYCAGDCPALLVRKDNGPFRVTLYAFLKGKYHLYTDYNTTHLPLAKCLPNDYYRMAILYRNMHTKSMDVINLENAIVKSCQCA; this is encoded by the exons ATGATGCGTGGACTAAGTGTAGTCGTATGCTTCCTGCTGATCAGCGAGGCAGTGTTTCTGTCGTTCTCGCCTCGGATCGACAGCAACGAGACCGCATGGGAGCAGTCTGACCACTGTGAACTGGACCCCAAGAGTTTGATCTTCAGTTTATACGATCGGGCAGTGAAGCAGGCGGTCCCTACAACAATTCCTGTTCATACCTTCATGATGGATATCTACCTGAGGATGAGAGCTGCAGACGAAAGCGATGAGCCCATTGCGGAGAACACGGCCTTCCCAGAGGAACCCAAAGTCAAAGGCTTCATTCCTGTTACAC AAGATAATTCACCACGTATGAATGTGGTGCATATGCTGTTTAATCTGACGGGCCTGAGGTTGTTAAGATTTGGGTGGAATTCGGTGAGCTTGGTTCTCACCCAACGCCCGTGGAGCCGGGCGTCAGGCAGTATGGAGCTGCAGCTAGGGCTGGACACTGGACACAACTTGGTCAATG TGAGTCACAAGGTAAAGTTAGAGCCGAGAGACCAGAAGAAGATAGTTTTGGACATCAGTGACCCTTTAGAGAATGTAACGAAACCCTTGATGTCCGGCTCTGGGTGTGTTCTGCTCAGACTGACTCTTGGCGTTATTCAGGCCCAGGGGCACTCGCGAATGCGACACAAAGCCCCAAACAAACTCTTCAGACTGGATAGAGAGCAAGATGGAGCTTTACTCGTCTTTTATTACAACACCAAACAATCCATTTTACAACGGCCCAAAAAGATAATACGTAAACCGCGTTCGCTGAAACAGAACACCAAGCTTTGCGGTGTACGCGAATTCAAGTTTCCCTTCAAAAAGATTGGCTATGACGTCTCTTATCTTCTTCGTCCGTCCAACTACACGCTGAATTACTGCGCAGGGGACTGTCCGGCCCTCCTGGTTCGGAAGGATAACGGTCCGTTCAGGGTCACACTCTATGCCTTCCTGAAGGGGAAGTACCACTTGTATACTGACTACAACACTACTCACCTGCCGCTCGCTAAATGCCTCCCCAACGACTACTACCGAATGGCGATTCTGTACAGAAATATGCACACGAAGTCCATGGACGTTATAAATTTGGAGAACGCTATTGTGAAGTCGTGCCAGTGTGCCTAA